The following coding sequences lie in one Lolium perenne isolate Kyuss_39 chromosome 2, Kyuss_2.0, whole genome shotgun sequence genomic window:
- the LOC127336282 gene encoding uncharacterized protein: MYNGIGLQTARGSGTNGYVQTNKFFIRPRTGGPPKAPFPSYDDGPGAGAGAGGLGGMRKPNKEILEHDRKRQVELRLVLLRDTLEEQGYTEGEIEERVEEARKEAEIEAAAAAVVAEAGGKAPAGEGFTGTQSHHVAARKEKQLETMRAALRLDVVTGQKKKDDVDSDPESGELVPGKEYDGLDIDAHNDSKALKDGKKHAKKGKKGKGNDRKGHRSSSRKSKHGYESEDDSETDHDEKKGKKHMKKSFLDRDVDDYVHKKTIHGKDTRPIPEADSESDHGKKTKQAKRSRDEGKKVPVKSSRHDAKDEKSRRSKYKDDSYSDSESDVSYSDSESDYDQKRKKSSQHSSKDDKQAPKAKEKEANSGKNADKRKRHDSDSDGYAHERKVHLDAAVVRKDHSHEKSKSDLKSDEYKSKRSVETSRHDSEDEKLHSKVDSRKRHDSDSDGYAHERKARSDAVVVRKDHSHEKSKSDLKSDEYKNKRSVKTSRHDSEDEKLYSKVLPKDKKHTDEYKRPVKTSRHGSEDKKSHSKVIRKDKYTDESETDSGMHNSEKKKAAKSVHHVSKVDKAAPKLKEKEEDTGKNVAKRVRHDSDSDSDEWKGRLDTKVKKILEEKRRVMSSSDSSFYSGSSSDSSSSESDASAESQENRKSGRGLKNSEDKTYAKRASYKNESDERKISQDGRRKDLNDQRHKEEERTEREKQKQREEQRKELAKQKHLDEARKELEKQKRQEEERKELEKQKQSEREEERPKEREHERRKGEHGMERDYQREVGEDRYDPSANRESDDEYRGRRPREDYGRHRTDSRDPKRSRYDDSYKHSRPEYEDRYSRDEYRDRRHR; encoded by the exons ATGTACAACGGCATCGGGCTGCAGACCGCGCGCGGGTCCGGCACGAATGGGTACGTCCAGACCAACAAGTTCTTCATCCGGCCCCGGACCGGCGGCCCCCCCAAGGCGCCGTTCCCCAGCTACGACGACGgtcccggcgccggcgccggcgccgggggCCTCGGCGGGATGCGCAAGCCGAACAAGGAGATCCTGGAGCACGACCGCAAGCGGCAGGTGGAGCTGCGGCTGGTCTTGCTGAGGGACACCCTCGAGGAGCAGGGCTACACGGAGGGCGAGATCGAAGAGCGCGTTGAGGAGGCGCGCAAGGAGGCCGAGATcgaggctgctgctgctgccgtcgTCGCGGAGGCGGGAGGCAAGGCACCAGCAGGCGAAGG GTTTACGGGCACACAGAGCCACCATGTCGCTGCACGGAAGGAGAAGCAACTTGAGACGATGAGGGCTGCTCTTAGGCTGGATGTTGTGACTGGACAGAAGAAGAAAGATGATGTGGACAGTGATCCGGAGTCTGGGGAGCTTGTACCTGGAAAGGAATATGATGGATTGGATATTGATGCTCACAACGATAGTAAGGCTTTAAAAGATGGTAAAAAGCATGCAAAGAAGGGGAAGAAGGGAAAAGGGAATGATAGAAAGGGTCACAGAAGTAGTTCTAGGAAGAGTAAGCATGGGTATGAATCAGAAGATGATTCTGAGACTGACCATGATGAGAAAAAGGGAAAGAAACACATGAAGAAATCCTTCTTAGATAGAGACGTTGATGACTATGTTCATAAGAAGACAATACATGGAAAAGACACTCGTCCTATTCCTGAGGCTGATTCAGAAAGTGATCACGGCAAGAAGACAAAACAGGCGAAACGCAGTCGTGATGAGGGAAAGAAGGTGCCTGTGAAGAGCTCTCGTCATGACGCCAAGGATGAGAAATCCAGAAGAAGCAAGTACAAGGATGATTCGTACAGTGACTCGGAGAGTGATGTGTCGTACAGTGATTCAGAGAGTGATTATGATCAGAAAAGGAAAAAATCCTCTCAGCACAGTTCTAAAGATGATAAACAAGCACCAAAAGCTAAAGAGAAGGAAGCCAATTCTGGAAAAAATGCTGATAAGCGCAAGAGGCATGATTCTGATTCGGATGGTTATGCTCATGAGAGGAAAGTACACCTTGATGCAGCGGTTGTTCGGAAGGACCATTCACATGAAAAATCTAAGAGCGACCTGAAGAGTGATGAATATAAAAGCAAAAGGTCTGTGGAAACTTCTCGACATGACTCTGAAGATGAGAAGCTACACAGCAAGGTTGATAGCCGCAAGAGGCATGATTCTGATTCAGATGGTTATGCTCATGAGAGGAAAGCGCGCTCTGATGCAGTGGTTGTTAGGAAGGACCATTCGCATGAAAAATCTAAGAGCGACCTGAAGAGTGATGAATATAAAAACAAAAGGTCTGTGAAGACTTCTCGCCATGACTCTGAAGATGAGAAGTTATACAGCAAGGTCCTTCCGAAGGACAAGAAGCATACTGACGAATACAAGAGGCCTGTGAAAACTTCTCGCCATGGATCTGAAGATAAGAAGTCACACAGCAAGGTCATTCGGAAGGACAAGTACACTGACGAATCAGAGACTGACTCAGGGATGCATAACAGTGAAAAGAAGAAAGCTGCAAAGTCCGTTCACCATGTTTCTAAAGTTGATAAAGCAGCACCAAAACTTAAAGAGAAGGAAGAGGACACTGGTAAAAATGTTGCTAAGCGTGTGAGGCATGATTCTGATTCTGATTCTGATGAATGGAAAGgacggcttgacacaaaggttaaAAAGATCTTGGAAGAAAAAAGAAGGGTGATGAGCTCAAGTGATAGTTCATTTTACAGCGGCAGCAGCAGCGACAGCAGCAGCAGTGAATCAGATGCGAGTGCTGAAAGTCAGGAGAATAGAAAATCTGGGAGAGGATTAAAGAATAGTGAAGATAAGACCTATGCTAAAAGAGCTTCTTACAAGAATGAGTCAGATGAAAGGAAAATCAGTCAAGATGGGAGAAGAAAGGATCTCAACGATCAAAGGCATAAGGAGGAAGAGAGAACAGAGAGGGAGAAACAAAAACAGAGGGAGGAACAGAGGAAGGAGTTGGCGAAGCAAAAACACCTGGATGAAGCGAGAAAGGAGTTGGAGAAGCAAAAACGCCAGGAAGAAGAGAGGAAGGAGCTGGAGAAGCAAAAGCAGAGTGAGAGGGAGGAAGAGAGACCGAAAGAGAGAGAACATGAGAGGAGGAAAGGTGAACATGGTATGGAAAGGGACTACCAAAGAGAAGTTGGAGAAGACAGATATGACCCAAGTGCAAATAGAGAAAGTGATGATGAGTACAGGGGCCGGAGGCCGCGTGAAGACTATGGTCGACACAGAACTGATAGCCGTGATCCGAAGAGGTCTAGATATGACGACTCTTATAAGCACTCAAGACCAGAGTATGAAGATCGCTATTCTAGAGATGAGTACAGAGACAGGAGGCATCGTTGA